In one Hyphomicrobium sp. 99 genomic region, the following are encoded:
- the betB gene encoding betaine-aldehyde dehydrogenase, whose translation MVQSLQNYIGGRFVASKAGEVFENTNPATGELISKVEIALEPEIDAALRSAEEGLKRWSAMSGAERGRILNRAARILRERNDELARLEVRDTGKPIQEAEAVDVVSGADCIEYFAGVAGSLRGEQIALNNAFVYTRREPIGICVGIGSWNYPIQIACWKSAPALACGNAMIFKTSELTPTTSAKLAEIYTEAGVPDGVFNVLHGDARTGSLLTTDPRVAKISLTGSVGTAKKILAAAAASLKRTTMELSGKSALLVFPDADLRQAVSAAMLGNFYTQGEICTNCTRVFVHEDIHDNFVEMVVERTKKLRIGDPLAPETQVGALISQPHMDRVLGFIEKGRKEGARLCYGGERVDAAPLDRGNFVRPAVFTECTDDMSIVREEIFGPVMSVLKFRDEDDVVARANATRFGLAAGVFTRDLARAHRVAARLEAGICWINNYNITPVEMPFGGIKESGFGHENGQAAIDHYTQLKSVYVELGDVQCRYE comes from the coding sequence ATGGTGCAATCGCTGCAGAACTACATCGGTGGCCGCTTCGTCGCGTCGAAAGCTGGCGAAGTTTTCGAAAACACCAATCCTGCAACCGGAGAGCTGATTTCCAAGGTCGAAATCGCGCTCGAACCGGAAATCGACGCGGCCCTTCGCTCGGCCGAAGAAGGTTTGAAGCGATGGTCCGCGATGTCGGGCGCGGAGCGAGGCCGCATCCTTAATAGAGCCGCCCGTATATTGCGGGAGCGAAATGACGAGTTGGCCCGGCTCGAAGTTCGGGACACCGGCAAGCCCATTCAGGAAGCCGAGGCGGTCGATGTGGTCAGCGGCGCTGATTGCATTGAATATTTCGCAGGCGTTGCTGGTTCACTGCGCGGCGAGCAGATCGCGCTGAATAACGCCTTCGTTTATACGCGCCGTGAACCCATCGGCATTTGCGTCGGCATCGGCTCGTGGAATTATCCAATTCAGATCGCCTGTTGGAAGTCCGCCCCGGCGCTCGCCTGCGGAAATGCGATGATCTTCAAAACCTCGGAGCTGACGCCGACGACATCGGCGAAGCTCGCCGAAATCTACACCGAGGCCGGCGTACCCGACGGCGTGTTCAACGTCCTCCACGGCGACGCCCGAACGGGATCGCTGCTGACGACGGATCCCCGCGTCGCCAAGATCTCGCTGACCGGCTCGGTCGGAACGGCCAAGAAGATCCTCGCTGCCGCGGCCGCTTCGCTTAAGCGAACGACCATGGAACTGTCCGGCAAGTCAGCGCTGCTAGTCTTTCCTGATGCAGATTTGCGCCAAGCCGTATCGGCGGCGATGCTCGGCAATTTCTATACGCAAGGCGAAATCTGCACGAACTGCACGCGCGTCTTTGTTCATGAAGACATTCATGACAACTTCGTCGAGATGGTCGTGGAGCGCACGAAAAAGCTGCGCATCGGCGATCCCTTGGCTCCGGAAACGCAGGTCGGCGCGCTCATCTCGCAACCGCACATGGATCGCGTGCTGGGATTCATTGAGAAGGGCCGGAAAGAGGGCGCGCGCCTGTGCTACGGCGGGGAGCGCGTGGACGCTGCCCCGCTCGATCGCGGGAATTTCGTCAGGCCCGCAGTATTCACCGAGTGCACGGATGACATGAGCATCGTCCGGGAAGAGATCTTCGGGCCCGTGATGTCGGTGCTGAAATTCCGCGATGAGGACGATGTGGTCGCCAGGGCCAACGCCACACGCTTCGGGCTGGCGGCCGGCGTCTTCACCCGAGACCTGGCGCGCGCGCACCGTGTGGCGGCGCGGCTCGAGGCAGGGATCTGCTGGATCAATAATTACAACATCACCCCGGTCGAGATGCCATTCGGCGGCATCAAGGAATCGGGCTTCGGCCACGAGAACGGACAGGCCGCGATCGATCACTACACGCAATTGAAGAGCGTCTACGTTGAACTCGGCGACGTCCAATGCCGCTATGAATGA
- the betA gene encoding choline dehydrogenase, whose protein sequence is MSTAQEYDYIIVGAGSAGCVLANRLTEDEGTRVLVLEAGPQDHSIFIHMPSAFAYPLAGTKYNWWYESEPEPFLNNRKMYCPRGRVVGGSSSINGMIYIRGHAFDYDAWARRQGLENWSYFHCLPYFKKSETRLKGGDAYRGSSGPLFVTTAPCTNPLYDTFIEAGRQAGYPVTEDMNGQQQEGLGRMDMTVYKGRRWSAAKAHLRPAQKRGGVEVKAKSLVTRVLFEGKRAVGVEYSRGGRLQSARATREVIVSGGAINSPQILMLSGIGNADELKKLGIPVVQHLPGVGENLQDHIEAYVQYECKEPVSIYSANNPLAKLKIGIEWILTGKGLGATNHFESGGFIRSDAGVLHPDLQYHFFPMAISYDGTSAAKGHGFQAHIGPMRPTSSGYVKLKSADPRQYPRVLFNYMQTEQDRKEMRAGIRLTREIFSQKAFDRYRGDELAPGPASDSDADIDAFIRAKAESAYHPSCSCRMGTDDMAVVDGQGRVHDVEGLRVVDASIMPDVVSGNLNVPTIMMAEKLADVIRGRQPLPPEQVPVWVNPNYQTSQR, encoded by the coding sequence ATGAGCACCGCCCAGGAATACGATTATATCATCGTCGGCGCCGGATCGGCCGGATGTGTGCTCGCCAATCGCCTGACGGAAGATGAGGGAACGCGCGTATTGGTCCTTGAGGCCGGCCCGCAGGACCACAGCATCTTCATTCACATGCCGTCCGCATTCGCGTATCCGCTGGCCGGTACCAAATACAACTGGTGGTACGAGTCAGAGCCTGAACCGTTTCTCAATAACCGCAAAATGTACTGTCCGCGCGGCCGCGTCGTCGGAGGATCATCGTCGATCAACGGCATGATCTACATTCGCGGCCATGCGTTCGACTATGACGCCTGGGCGCGGCGCCAGGGCCTCGAAAACTGGAGCTATTTCCATTGCCTCCCGTACTTCAAGAAATCCGAAACGCGGCTCAAGGGCGGTGACGCCTATCGCGGCAGCTCCGGTCCGCTGTTTGTGACGACGGCGCCCTGCACCAATCCGCTCTATGACACCTTCATCGAAGCAGGCCGCCAGGCCGGCTATCCCGTAACCGAGGATATGAACGGCCAGCAGCAGGAAGGCCTCGGCCGGATGGATATGACCGTCTACAAAGGACGGCGATGGAGTGCTGCGAAGGCCCATCTCCGCCCGGCGCAAAAGCGCGGGGGCGTGGAGGTCAAGGCGAAGTCATTGGTGACGCGTGTCCTGTTCGAAGGGAAACGTGCCGTTGGCGTCGAATACAGCCGCGGCGGACGTCTTCAGTCGGCACGCGCCACGCGCGAAGTGATCGTCAGCGGCGGCGCGATCAATTCACCGCAAATCTTGATGCTCTCAGGCATCGGCAACGCCGACGAATTGAAGAAGCTCGGCATACCCGTCGTGCAGCATTTGCCCGGCGTCGGAGAAAACCTTCAAGACCACATCGAAGCTTACGTGCAGTACGAATGCAAGGAACCGGTTTCGATTTACAGCGCCAATAACCCGCTGGCGAAACTGAAGATCGGCATCGAGTGGATACTGACAGGAAAGGGTCTGGGCGCGACCAACCACTTTGAATCGGGTGGCTTCATTCGCAGCGACGCCGGAGTTCTTCACCCCGATCTCCAATATCACTTCTTCCCGATGGCCATCAGCTACGATGGCACGTCCGCCGCGAAGGGACACGGCTTCCAGGCGCACATCGGCCCGATGCGTCCGACGAGCAGCGGCTACGTCAAACTGAAGTCCGCCGATCCGCGTCAATACCCGCGCGTGCTCTTCAACTACATGCAGACCGAGCAGGATCGCAAAGAGATGCGCGCCGGCATTCGGCTGACACGCGAGATATTCTCTCAGAAGGCGTTCGACCGCTATCGCGGCGACGAGTTGGCGCCGGGCCCCGCAAGCGATAGCGATGCGGACATAGATGCATTCATCCGCGCCAAGGCCGAGAGCGCTTATCACCCGTCCTGCTCATGCCGCATGGGAACGGACGATATGGCGGTCGTCGACGGCCAGGGGCGGGTACACGACGTCGAGGGGTTGCGCGTCGTCGATGCCTCGATCATGCCCGACGTCGTCAGCGGCAACCTGAACGTCCCGACGATCATGATGGCCGAGAAACTCGCCGACGTCATCCGCGGCAGGCAGCCTTTGCCGCCCGAGCAGGTTCCGGTGTGGGTCAATCCCAACTATCAAACGAGCCAACGTTAA
- a CDS encoding Ku protein yields the protein MATARSFWKGHLRLALVTIPIRLVSATAAEDKIALHQVDKKSKQRIRYQKIAGESGKVVPQSDIVQGYELDDGNYVLFEPDELDKLKLTTRHTVELTEFVEACSIDPLYFANPYYVLPDGDVAEEGYRIIRDALRATKKYGVGQLTIRGRENLIAMKPSGDGLMIETLRYASEVRDADEIFEGIGNQKLRPELVDMAKQLIEERTRKFNPADFKNHYAEALRSLVKEKVAGGLSTEVAGGEEPPAGGTVIDFMEALRRSTQKASSGKSAPAKTKTAASRQKREPVKRAAPKTAKRKSKARG from the coding sequence ATGGCAACTGCGCGGTCCTTCTGGAAAGGGCACCTGCGCCTGGCGCTCGTTACCATTCCCATTCGATTGGTTAGCGCGACCGCAGCCGAAGACAAAATTGCGCTGCATCAGGTCGATAAAAAATCCAAGCAGCGCATTCGCTATCAGAAAATTGCAGGCGAGTCCGGAAAGGTCGTGCCACAGTCGGACATCGTTCAAGGCTACGAGCTCGACGACGGCAACTATGTTCTCTTCGAGCCTGATGAACTGGATAAACTGAAGCTCACGACACGCCACACCGTTGAGCTGACGGAATTCGTCGAAGCTTGCTCGATCGATCCGCTTTACTTCGCCAACCCGTACTACGTTCTTCCCGATGGCGACGTCGCCGAGGAAGGATACCGCATCATCCGCGACGCGCTGCGTGCAACAAAGAAATACGGCGTCGGTCAGCTGACCATCCGCGGCCGCGAGAACCTCATCGCGATGAAGCCGAGCGGCGACGGCCTGATGATCGAGACGCTTCGCTACGCGAGCGAGGTGCGCGACGCCGACGAGATCTTCGAGGGCATCGGCAATCAAAAGCTTCGCCCTGAGCTCGTCGACATGGCGAAGCAGCTCATCGAGGAACGCACGAGAAAGTTCAATCCGGCAGATTTCAAGAACCATTATGCCGAGGCGTTGCGCAGCCTCGTGAAGGAAAAGGTTGCGGGCGGCCTGTCGACAGAAGTCGCAGGCGGCGAAGAACCCCCGGCGGGTGGAACAGTGATCGACTTCATGGAGGCGCTACGCCGCTCCACGCAAAAGGCATCGTCCGGAAAATCTGCGCCGGCAAAAACCAAAACCGCAGCCTCGCGTCAGAAGCGCGAACCCGTGAAGCGCGCCGCGCCGAAGACGGCGAAACGAAAGTCGAAAGCCCGCGGATAG
- the ligD gene encoding non-homologous end-joining DNA ligase, translated as MPNFVEPCLATLVAKPPTGDEWVHEIKFDGYRIQARIEKKSVRLLTRNGLDWTERFGKLPQLLAEFYDGTAIIDCELVVDDAQGHSSFLALADALKSGRSERFVLHCFDLLYLDGMNLLEAKLGDRKTALQELFSGKSKVGQIRYSEHLATDGARMLSEVCTLGLEGIISKRIDRPYRSGRHDDWLKSKCIQVDEFVIIGYLKGKAAPNAVGALVVGYYDKKRLVYAGRVGTGYSNKIASSLMRTLKPMRIETPPLASALTNLQRRDVTWVTPTLVAQIEYRAWTSDGLLRHAAFKGLREDKPAKDVRRPVTKVISD; from the coding sequence ATGCCAAATTTTGTGGAGCCGTGCCTCGCAACGCTTGTTGCAAAGCCTCCCACCGGTGATGAGTGGGTGCATGAGATCAAGTTCGACGGCTATCGCATCCAAGCCCGCATCGAGAAGAAGTCAGTCAGGCTTTTAACACGCAACGGATTGGACTGGACCGAACGCTTCGGCAAGCTTCCGCAGCTGCTAGCCGAATTTTATGACGGCACGGCAATCATCGACTGCGAGCTTGTCGTCGATGACGCCCAGGGACACTCGAGCTTTTTGGCTTTGGCCGACGCGCTTAAAAGCGGACGCAGCGAACGGTTCGTCCTTCATTGTTTCGATCTTCTGTATCTCGACGGTATGAATCTTCTCGAGGCCAAGCTCGGTGATCGCAAAACCGCACTGCAAGAGTTGTTCTCTGGCAAATCTAAAGTCGGACAGATCCGGTACAGCGAACACCTTGCGACCGACGGGGCGCGCATGCTTTCGGAGGTTTGCACGCTTGGTCTCGAAGGCATCATTTCGAAACGCATCGACCGGCCCTATCGCTCGGGCCGTCATGATGACTGGCTGAAATCGAAGTGCATTCAGGTCGATGAGTTTGTCATCATTGGATATCTCAAGGGCAAAGCGGCGCCGAATGCCGTCGGTGCGCTCGTCGTCGGCTATTACGACAAGAAGCGGCTCGTCTATGCCGGGCGCGTCGGCACGGGATATTCGAACAAGATCGCGAGCAGCTTGATGCGCACGTTGAAGCCGATGCGTATCGAGACACCGCCCCTTGCTTCCGCACTCACGAACTTGCAGCGACGAGATGTGACGTGGGTGACGCCCACGCTCGTCGCACAAATCGAATATCGCGCATGGACGTCCGACGGCCTCTTGCGGCACGCAGCCTTCAAGGGACTGCGCGAGGACAAGCCAGCGAAAGACGTTCGCCGTCCTGTCACAAAGGTCATCAGCGATTGA
- the ligD gene encoding non-homologous end-joining DNA ligase yields the protein MAQKKLSEYRAKRDFTKTAEPSGAANVRPAKYLRFVIQKHDATRLHYDFRLELDGVFKSWAVTKGPSIDPKDKRLAVEVEDHPLDYGDFEGTIPKGQYGGGTVMLWDRGFWQPIGDESPEEQLRKGELKFILAGDKLKGSWVLVRMKTDRTGGKRTNWLLIKHRDEGAHPGDDDAILSKDRSVASNRTMAQIAAGQGKGPEPFITRRRTAAKPNAVWNSDNLDDDAGDPDPAPASVKPLKRTLVRKAPKAARSASASTNGSQNAVLGITISHPEKVLWPAGEGAAITKIDLAHYLETVGDWMLKHVTGRPCSVIRAPDGIGGEMFFQRHAMKGMSSEIDVVRVSGDREPYIEANSVEALVALGQIGSLEFHPWNCAEFDPNIAGRLVFDLDPAPDVEFDRVVRAANELRERLEALGLIAFCKTTGGKGLHVVTPLKTTRGDTTSWSDAKSFSGAVCQQMAADSPNDYLIKMTKKLRTGRIFLDYLRNDRMATAVAPLSPRARPNATVSMPLNWSQVKKGLDPKRFTLHTVPSLLKKMTAWEDYDSSDRSLKSAIKKLVGP from the coding sequence ATGGCACAGAAGAAGCTTTCCGAGTATCGCGCCAAGCGTGATTTCACCAAGACAGCCGAGCCGAGCGGCGCTGCCAATGTCAGGCCGGCGAAATATTTGCGTTTCGTGATCCAGAAACACGATGCGACGCGGCTTCATTACGATTTTCGTCTCGAACTCGACGGCGTATTCAAATCGTGGGCGGTGACAAAGGGCCCGTCGATCGATCCCAAGGACAAACGTCTTGCCGTCGAAGTCGAGGACCATCCGCTCGACTACGGCGATTTCGAAGGGACCATTCCCAAAGGTCAGTACGGCGGCGGAACGGTGATGCTGTGGGACCGCGGATTCTGGCAGCCGATTGGCGATGAGAGTCCGGAGGAGCAGCTCCGTAAGGGCGAGCTGAAGTTCATCCTCGCCGGCGACAAGCTTAAAGGCAGCTGGGTTCTCGTCAGGATGAAGACCGACCGGACGGGCGGGAAACGCACCAATTGGCTTCTCATCAAGCATCGCGACGAAGGCGCCCATCCTGGCGACGATGACGCAATCCTTTCGAAGGATCGCTCGGTCGCTTCGAACCGCACGATGGCACAGATCGCGGCCGGACAGGGCAAAGGACCGGAGCCCTTCATCACGCGGCGGCGGACCGCTGCAAAGCCCAACGCCGTTTGGAATTCCGACAATTTGGACGACGACGCGGGCGACCCCGACCCTGCTCCGGCATCGGTGAAACCACTCAAGCGAACGCTTGTGCGCAAAGCGCCGAAAGCTGCCAGATCGGCGTCTGCATCGACGAACGGATCACAGAACGCGGTGTTGGGCATCACGATTTCGCATCCCGAGAAAGTGCTCTGGCCGGCCGGGGAAGGCGCGGCCATCACGAAGATCGATCTTGCGCATTATCTCGAAACCGTCGGCGACTGGATGCTCAAGCATGTTACAGGCCGGCCGTGCTCGGTCATTCGCGCGCCTGACGGCATCGGCGGCGAAATGTTTTTCCAGCGCCATGCGATGAAGGGCATGTCGTCCGAAATCGACGTCGTTCGCGTTTCCGGAGACCGCGAGCCCTATATCGAGGCGAACTCGGTCGAAGCATTAGTTGCGCTTGGGCAAATCGGTTCGCTCGAGTTTCATCCGTGGAACTGCGCGGAGTTCGATCCCAATATCGCGGGGCGCCTCGTCTTCGACCTCGATCCCGCGCCGGACGTCGAATTCGATCGCGTCGTGCGGGCGGCAAACGAGCTTCGCGAGAGGCTCGAGGCGCTCGGTCTTATCGCCTTCTGCAAAACGACCGGCGGCAAGGGACTTCACGTCGTCACGCCCCTCAAGACGACACGCGGCGACACCACAAGCTGGTCCGATGCAAAATCATTCTCGGGGGCCGTGTGTCAGCAAATGGCCGCGGACAGCCCGAACGATTATCTGATCAAGATGACGAAAAAGCTCCGGACTGGCCGGATTTTTCTCGACTACCTTCGCAATGATCGCATGGCGACCGCCGTTGCGCCGCTTTCGCCGCGCGCCCGGCCGAACGCAACCGTGTCGATGCCTCTTAACTGGAGCCAGGTGAAGAAAGGGCTCGATCCCAAACGCTTCACTCTACACACCGTCCCTTCGCTGCTCAAAAAGATGACCGCCTGGGAGGATTACGATTCATCGGATCGCTCGCTCAAAAGCGCGATCAAGAAGCTCGTCGGACCTTAA
- a CDS encoding murein L,D-transpeptidase yields MTLSLRLARRPVHLVTVMALSLVGTALLPSLIRAQNMPPETSSEPPSETQSETPRVQPTEAPAALPTVLPPTLAGTPAAICAKLSDKTAAPFEAQDRAAVAAFYQARECRPLWVDEQGPTRAATRVMAELAHAEDWGLKASDFEPKAVKQPMPSGSWTPDETAAAEFDISAAVLRYAHQAEGGRIPEPDKQLSGFLDRTPIITDAATVLTRVASAPNPDETLRAFQPSQDQFLKLKALLARMRGGAAANEKRFDIARRGATLLDGVRDPDVATLKQRFGIVSAPGAEQLFDDALAAAVKSFQASKSLRADGIVGPSTRAKLSGEDLASSPEKITAVIANMEEWRWMPRSLGDNHVLVNIPSFSITLTENNKPVFNERVVVGAATTQTPIFSKDMTKIVLRPRWNLPNSIKATALRTGRSIERQGYIVMRNGRVIDSSRVNWGRAKLSEYTIYQPAGDDNALGLVKLLFPNKHSVYLHDTPSRSLFNEPVRLFSHGCMRVRNPQQLAQLVFDIDRGPQPPNVGHLVNKGPMDNQFDLNRPIPVHVGYFTVWVADDGTPQFFDDYYGHQKRITLALAGKWKDIDVTQEHVTPEALDTSSAKKYRVGSSRRDEDGRGYGSRRAEESRSREEMGLTRSSRGYSYGNTVGDIVRRALGF; encoded by the coding sequence ATGACCCTGTCGCTCCGCCTCGCCCGTCGCCCCGTACACCTCGTGACAGTCATGGCGTTGAGCCTTGTGGGCACTGCGCTTCTGCCCTCTCTCATTCGTGCGCAGAACATGCCTCCTGAAACGTCGAGCGAGCCACCAAGTGAGACGCAAAGCGAAACGCCGCGCGTTCAGCCCACCGAAGCGCCTGCGGCGCTGCCCACAGTGCTGCCCCCGACGTTGGCAGGCACTCCCGCTGCAATATGCGCTAAGCTCTCGGACAAAACGGCAGCACCATTCGAAGCGCAAGATCGCGCAGCTGTCGCAGCATTCTATCAGGCGCGCGAGTGCCGCCCGCTCTGGGTGGATGAACAGGGGCCCACGCGCGCCGCCACGCGCGTGATGGCTGAGCTGGCTCATGCTGAGGACTGGGGACTGAAGGCGTCCGACTTCGAACCCAAGGCCGTTAAGCAGCCGATGCCATCGGGCAGCTGGACTCCCGATGAAACGGCGGCCGCCGAGTTCGACATCAGCGCCGCTGTCTTGCGCTATGCACACCAGGCCGAAGGCGGTCGCATTCCCGAACCCGACAAGCAGTTATCGGGCTTCTTGGATCGAACGCCCATCATCACTGACGCCGCGACAGTGCTGACGCGCGTGGCGAGCGCGCCGAACCCTGACGAGACGCTCCGCGCGTTTCAGCCTTCGCAGGATCAGTTCTTAAAGCTGAAGGCGCTTCTCGCGCGCATGAGAGGCGGCGCGGCCGCGAACGAAAAGCGATTTGATATCGCGCGGCGAGGCGCGACCCTTCTCGACGGCGTGCGCGATCCCGATGTCGCGACTCTGAAGCAAAGGTTCGGAATTGTTTCTGCGCCGGGGGCCGAACAGCTTTTCGACGACGCGCTTGCTGCCGCGGTCAAAAGTTTTCAGGCATCAAAGTCGCTCCGAGCCGACGGAATTGTCGGCCCGTCCACACGCGCCAAACTTTCCGGCGAAGACCTCGCATCCTCTCCCGAAAAGATCACAGCCGTCATCGCCAACATGGAGGAGTGGCGTTGGATGCCGCGTTCCCTCGGCGACAACCACGTCTTGGTCAACATTCCATCGTTTTCAATCACGCTGACGGAAAACAATAAGCCCGTCTTCAACGAACGCGTCGTCGTCGGCGCAGCAACCACGCAAACGCCAATATTTTCGAAGGATATGACGAAGATCGTTCTACGCCCGAGATGGAACCTGCCGAATTCCATCAAGGCGACCGCACTGCGCACAGGGCGCTCCATCGAGCGCCAGGGCTATATCGTCATGCGCAATGGCCGCGTCATCGATAGCAGCCGGGTGAACTGGGGCAGGGCGAAGCTCAGCGAGTATACGATCTATCAGCCGGCTGGCGACGACAACGCGCTCGGCCTCGTCAAACTGCTTTTTCCGAACAAACACTCCGTCTACCTCCACGACACGCCGTCGCGATCTCTATTCAACGAACCTGTTCGCCTTTTCAGTCACGGCTGCATGCGTGTGCGAAATCCGCAGCAACTCGCGCAACTGGTCTTCGACATCGACCGGGGACCCCAGCCGCCGAACGTCGGGCATCTCGTCAACAAAGGGCCGATGGATAATCAGTTCGATCTGAATAGGCCGATTCCCGTCCACGTCGGATATTTTACTGTCTGGGTCGCAGACGATGGCACGCCTCAGTTCTTTGACGACTACTACGGTCATCAGAAGCGCATCACGCTGGCGCTCGCCGGGAAGTGGAAAGACATCGACGTCACCCAGGAGCACGTGACGCCCGAGGCGCTCGATACGTCCTCGGCGAAGAAATATCGCGTCGGCAGCAGCCGGAGAGATGAGGACGGTCGCGGATACGGATCGAGGCGCGCGGAGGAAAGCCGGTCTCGCGAAGAAATGGGTCTGACCCGATCGAGTCGCGGTTACTCGTACGGCAATACCGTCGGCGATATCGTCCGCCGCGCGCTGGGCTTTTGA
- the metC gene encoding cystathionine beta-lyase, with the protein MAKKDETSERGELPETEVVHLGRKPFEQHGFVNTPVYRGSTVLYPTLDAIKKRTQSFTYGRRATPTTKALEEAITHLEGGAETVLTSSGLAAISTAILAFAESGDHILIPDNVYQPGRAFADKMLKKLGVETTYYDPLIGGDIANLFRTNTKLVLVEAPGSQTFEMPDIPAIAGAARAKNIWVLADNTWATPFFCKPLSLGADVSIEAATKYIVGHADAMMGTVTGNARAAKFLDNAKETLGTCPGSEETYLALRGLRTLAVRLERHQRSGIAIAEWLAGRPEVDRVLHPALPSDPGHALWKRDFSGASGLFGVVLKPIPEKALAAFLDGLKLFGMGYSWGGYESLVIPFDPTSYRTATRWRGPGPALRFHVGLEAVEDLINDLAEGFARIEAAR; encoded by the coding sequence ATGGCCAAAAAAGACGAAACTTCCGAGCGCGGCGAGCTGCCGGAAACCGAGGTTGTGCATCTTGGGCGGAAGCCGTTCGAGCAGCACGGCTTTGTCAACACGCCGGTCTATCGCGGTTCGACGGTTCTTTATCCGACACTCGACGCGATTAAGAAGCGGACACAGTCCTTCACCTACGGACGCCGCGCGACACCCACGACGAAGGCTCTCGAAGAAGCGATCACGCATCTGGAAGGCGGCGCGGAGACCGTACTGACGTCGTCGGGCCTGGCCGCGATCTCGACCGCGATCCTGGCGTTCGCCGAGAGCGGCGATCACATCCTCATTCCCGACAACGTCTACCAACCGGGCCGGGCGTTTGCGGATAAGATGCTGAAAAAACTCGGCGTCGAAACGACGTATTACGATCCGCTCATCGGCGGCGACATCGCCAATCTCTTCCGGACCAATACGAAACTCGTGCTCGTCGAAGCGCCGGGCTCGCAGACGTTCGAGATGCCGGACATTCCAGCGATCGCCGGCGCCGCTCGCGCCAAAAACATCTGGGTTCTGGCGGACAACACCTGGGCGACGCCGTTCTTCTGCAAGCCGCTGTCACTCGGAGCCGACGTCTCGATCGAGGCCGCGACGAAATACATCGTCGGACACGCGGACGCCATGATGGGTACCGTGACCGGCAACGCGCGGGCCGCGAAGTTTCTCGACAACGCGAAGGAGACACTCGGCACGTGCCCGGGCTCGGAAGAGACGTATCTCGCGCTCCGTGGTCTCAGAACGCTTGCTGTTCGTCTCGAACGGCATCAGCGGTCCGGCATCGCGATTGCGGAGTGGCTCGCAGGGCGCCCCGAGGTCGACCGCGTTCTGCATCCCGCCCTTCCGAGTGATCCTGGCCACGCACTTTGGAAACGCGATTTCAGCGGCGCGAGTGGGCTCTTCGGCGTCGTCCTGAAACCTATCCCGGAAAAAGCGTTGGCGGCGTTTCTCGACGGACTGAAGCTTTTCGGCATGGGGTATTCGTGGGGTGGCTACGAAAGCCTCGTCATCCCGTTCGATCCGACGTCATACCGGACGGCGACACGCTGGCGCGGACCCGGACCGGCGCTCAGGTTCCACGTCGGCCTCGAGGCTGTCGAGGATCTGATCAACGATCTCGCCGAAGGCTTCGCGCGCATCGAAGCCGCGCGCTGA
- a CDS encoding amino acid ABC transporter substrate-binding protein, whose amino-acid sequence MRSVSRFWAAAFLLLVAGVGMSSEASSAPSNTLDAVRARGKVICGVADHEPGFSEVNTRGTWSGLDVEFCSALAAAVLGNRDAVKYLSLNPGDRFKALQDNEIDVLLGATTWTLTRDTELGARFTGVLYYDGQGFIIPRNHSIASVLELSGASICVLPGSSDESAISDFFGSRKMRYQLIRSDRWDDLVKTYSNGGCTVLTGEISLLAYEKSRLANGSDQMILPEMITKEPYGPAVRIGDDGWFAVVRWTQMAIVAAEELNISSSNVEAAKSLPSHEVRRFLGLDADLGAPLGLSRDWAYQVVKQVGNYGEIFERTLGQDSVLKLDRGPNNVWSKGGLMYAAPFR is encoded by the coding sequence ATGAGAAGTGTGTCGAGGTTCTGGGCGGCAGCGTTTTTGCTTCTCGTCGCGGGCGTCGGAATGTCCTCCGAGGCATCGAGCGCGCCATCCAATACTCTCGATGCTGTTCGCGCGAGGGGCAAGGTTATTTGCGGCGTCGCCGACCATGAGCCGGGCTTCAGCGAAGTTAACACGCGCGGGACCTGGAGCGGGCTGGACGTCGAGTTCTGTTCCGCATTGGCGGCAGCTGTCCTCGGAAATCGGGACGCGGTCAAATATCTGAGCCTCAACCCCGGCGATCGCTTCAAAGCCCTCCAGGACAATGAGATCGACGTCTTGCTCGGCGCGACGACGTGGACGCTCACCCGCGATACGGAACTGGGCGCGCGCTTCACCGGCGTCCTTTATTATGACGGCCAAGGCTTCATCATCCCGCGCAACCATTCGATCGCAAGCGTCCTCGAGCTTTCGGGCGCCTCGATCTGCGTCCTGCCGGGTTCGAGCGATGAATCCGCCATCTCGGATTTCTTTGGCTCGCGGAAGATGCGCTATCAACTCATCAGGTCCGACCGTTGGGATGACTTGGTCAAGACCTATTCGAATGGCGGCTGCACGGTTCTGACGGGCGAAATATCCCTGCTCGCCTACGAAAAAAGCCGCCTGGCAAACGGGTCGGACCAGATGATCCTGCCCGAAATGATCACCAAGGAGCCTTACGGCCCTGCGGTACGCATCGGCGATGATGGTTGGTTTGCCGTTGTCCGCTGGACGCAGATGGCGATCGTTGCCGCGGAAGAATTGAATATATCGAGTTCCAACGTCGAGGCGGCGAAATCCTTACCCTCCCACGAGGTGCGCCGCTTTCTGGGACTTGACGCAGACCTCGGCGCGCCACTCGGCCTGTCGCGCGATTGGGCCTATCAGGTTGTCAAGCAGGTCGGAAATTATGGCGAGATCTTCGAGCGCACGCTTGGCCAGGATTCTGTTTTGAAGCTCGATCGCGGCCCGAACAATGTATGGAGCAAAGGCGGCCTGATGTACGCAGCGCCATTCCGCTGA